The Aeromicrobium phoceense genome includes the window CCCCCGCCGACTCCGGCGTTGGCGAAGTAGATGTCGACCGGGCCGAAGGACTCCTCGGCGGCGGCGACGAGCTTCTCGATCTGGTCGGTGCGGGACACGTCACCGGCGACCGCCACGGCCGAGCCGG containing:
- a CDS encoding SDR family NAD(P)-dependent oxidoreductase, which codes for GSAVAVAGDVSRTDQIEKLVAAAEESFGPVDIYFANAGVGGGGGPPPPPEGRGPPHPASTAR